ATACCTATTAACTTCAGCAAACACCCAACTAGATAATTTTTTGTTATACTAAGAAAAAGAGTTCTCTTTAATATGAAAATCAATTTAAAGAATCATATTCACTTCAGACAAGAAAACAATACATAAGTTACATAAAAGGTGTTATCTGGATTTAAAGCAAGCTTTATACCCCTAACAACATATTGACTAAAACTTAAATACACTTTCAGAAAAAAATTTAAACTGGCTGGTTACAAAACAAAAAAAGTTGCAAGAACGTACTTGCAACTTTTTAATTGTTTATGGCAATTTTGGTAACTCCTAATTGCAAAAAAATGACTTTTATATAAATTTAATAACTATATGTAGATGTTTCCGTCGTAATTTGAACTCCAACCTGTTTTACTTCAGTTCTATTTGTAGGATAACCATTAACATCATATTCGTAAGTATAAGTTATTGTTTCTACTACGTTATCAGGGTTATTATTTTTACTTGTTCTCTTAATCACATTATTCTTAACACCAAAACCAAGATTATTATCTGCTAATAAATCAGAGCCTAAAACATTAACTCTAGGATTATTTTTAGAATCATATTCATATGTTATAACACTTTCAAACGCACCGTTATAGAAATACTCTGCAATTAAATTACCCTTAGAAAAAACATATTTTCCGGTTATTGATGTTTCTCCTTTATCATTTTTTAAACTGTCGCTATTTACTCTGTGATAAAATACACTTCCATCACTATTGTAGACATATTTTGTTAAATAATAATTTCCAAACTCATTGCTAAAAACATAATCTAATTTCCCATTTGCATAAAAATATTCTTTAGTAAGATAAACATTTCCAGAAATATCGGCTTTTTCAATTTTTGTAATTAAATCTCCTGTATAGGTATAATTTGTAACATTAGAAACGTCTTTATCTGATACTATTTTATTACCATTATATGACAATTCAAGAGTAGTTTCATTTCCGTTTGCATAAGTATGGCCTTGTTTTTTTAACAGAATAGGCTCCACAATTACAACAGGTATTGTGTCTGTTTTTGGTGGCGAGATCGTATCATTCTTAACTGGGTTTGAATCGTTTTTCTTGACACAAGAACTATCATAATCGTTAGTACAAGAGACAAATACTAATAACGCAGCAATAAATAAATAAAGTGACTTTTTCATAATTTCATTTTTTTTTACGAAAATAAACCTATATAGCATTTTCCATATCCTCTAAAAGTCATACTTGTAAAAGAATAAGACTACAATTAATACACAACTTAACACATATAAACAGTACAAAACTTATGAAACAGCTTATTTTAGAAAATTACATTTTATACTCAACCACGTAATATTCTTTAGCAATTCTAAATTAAAAATCATAAATTCAACCTTTAATCTGGAATGATTTTTGTCATTAAAAAAATTATGAAAAAACTATTATTAATATTGCTATTAACCTGCAAATCAGCTTTGTTTAGTCAAACAATATTGAATTCTTATCCTATAAATATGAGAAATTCAGGAAATTATAGTCAGATCCTGAATGTCGAAAACTCAAAAACTCACGATGTTTTTGCTTTTATTGCAGACGACAAAAACCTTGCAATCTTACAATACAATAAAGCACTATTCTTAACAAATGAACTAAGGACTTCCCGCAGTAACATAGAAGACAAGCTAATAATTGGATATAGTTTTGATGAAGATGGAAATCCAACACTTTATTGGTCATCAGAAGATTTCAAAAGTATTGTATTGATTAAATATGATATGACCAATAAAGCGATCAAGCCTTTAAAATTCAGCTTTCCGTACTCAAAAGAATATTTTATAGCTACATTTCAAAAGAACAATGTGTTTTATCTTCTTTCTAAAGACAGTGAACAACAAACGCTGACACTTTATAAATTTAAAGATGATACCGTTGAAGAGAAACCTCTTGATTTTTCTACGTTTACTTTCCAAAATAGAAACACACAACCTATAACTTTCAATCAGTTTATTAGAGATTATCCTATCGAAAAAATTGAAGTTGGAGATTATAATCCTCTTTCGAGAAGCATTAAAAAGAGCAAAGCCTATATGCTTGATAATCGACTTATTTTGACATTTGACCAAAATCCGGCAAAAACACAAATATTCGATGTTAATCTGGAAACTTATGAAATAAAAGAAAAAAACTTTCCGCAATCGATGGCTGAAAAGTCAAGAAGAATAAGTAATTCGTTTTTTCTCGATGATAGACTTTACCAGATTAATACTAATTCGGAAGAACTTCAATTAGACATAAAGGACTATAATACGGGTGAAACGATTAAGAATATCAAGGTTTCGAAAAATGATACTATTAAATTTAAAAACTCCCCGTTGTTACTTCAAATTGAAGATCAAAAACCAAAAGAAATAAAAAAGACAAGTACTTTTTTAAAGTATTTATCTGCATTGGATTTTGGTATATCCGTTTTCAAGAACAGCCAAAATGCTTACATAACAATTGGTGGAATAACACAACAAGATAGATCCTACTACAGTTTTTACGATGATGTGCAGCCATTTCAAATAAACTTATCGCAATATGGTCAAAACCAAACGGCGTATTTTGAAAGTATATTAAATCCAAAATTTGAATTTATTCAGCAAAGACAAGAACCTTTTGCCAGCGATAATATTTACTATTTTCTGGAAACTAATAAAAAAATAAGACTGCAAAACACATTACCACTTGACGATTTCTCTATTTTGAGTTATTATGACTCCGCTGGAAAGCAATTCATAATGCGTAAATTTACTGACGGATTTACTCCTGATGAAACGACAAATCCGATAATAGACAAAGCTGTTTTTTCAAAATCATTTAAATTTGACAGACCTTAATTTTATTGAAAAATTAATCCAAATGCCCCATGTTTTCGACGTTTCAAAAAATGGTTTGGATTATTTTTTTTAACTTTACAAAAAAGACACTATTATGTTATCAAAAAATATAGAAGCAGCATTGAACAAGCAAATTCGCATAGAGGCAGAATCTTCGCAAACCTACCTTTCTATGGCTTGTTGGGCTGAAGTACACGGACTTGAAGGAATCGCTCAATTTATGTACACACAATCAGACGAAGAGCGCGCGCACATGCTTAAATTAATAAAGTATGTAAACGAACGCGGAGGTCATGCTCACATTACCGATCTAAAAGCGCCTAAAACTTCTTATACTACGTTTAAAGAAATGTTTGAAGCACTTTATAACCACGAAATTTTTGTTTCGGAATCAATTAACGAATTGGTTCACATAACTTTTGAAGAAAAAGATTATGCAACACATAATTTCTTACAATGGTATGTATCAGAACAAATCGAAGAAGAAGCTACTGCTAAATCTATTTTAGACAAAATCAACTTAATTGGAGATGATAAAGGTGGACTTTATTTGTTTGATCGTGATATTCAGCAATTAACGGTTACAAGTTCGATTGCAATCAACCCAAAATAAAAAAGTTAAAGTTTATTTAGAATATATAAAAATAACAATTTTCGTTTATATTTGCCTCTGTTTTTATAATACAGAGGAAAAGTGGGCAAGAAAGAAAAAGACAAGGACAAGAAAAAGGATAAAAAGAAAAAGAAGAATAAAGTTATCCTTGAAAACATTAAAAAGTTAGAAAACTGTAAATCTTCTTGTTGTGAGAAATACAAAAAAAGCGAAAAGAAACGTTGTTCGCGCTGTCCTATGTTTGATTTATTTAAGAAAACAGCTTAACAATAATATAGAAAACCCACCAAGAAAT
This genomic window from Flavobacterium sp. 9 contains:
- a CDS encoding ferritin — encoded protein: MLSKNIEAALNKQIRIEAESSQTYLSMACWAEVHGLEGIAQFMYTQSDEERAHMLKLIKYVNERGGHAHITDLKAPKTSYTTFKEMFEALYNHEIFVSESINELVHITFEEKDYATHNFLQWYVSEQIEEEATAKSILDKINLIGDDKGGLYLFDRDIQQLTVTSSIAINPK